The DNA window CTCTCTTGCTCCTTCCATTAGTCTTCCCTTCAACAGCTGCCTATAATGAAACTGCTCCAACCAAGCCGATAGAGAAGAAGGTCGATGTGGTGGTTGAAGGCATGGTCTATTGCCAAAGTTGTAAGTATTCTGGATCATGGTCTTTGACGGGGGCTAAGCCAATCCCTTCAGCTAAAGTCAGTGTTATTTGCAAAAACTCCAATAAACAAGTCACTTTCTACAAGGCATTTGAAACTGATGCGTATGGTTACTTCTATGCAAATCTTGATGGCTTCAAGATGAGCAATAATGTTTTGGACCATCCCCTCCATGGTTGCCATGCGAAGCTTGTTTCATCTCCTCTTACAAACTGTAGCCTCCTCTCCAATGTTAACTATGGACTTTATGGCGCTCCACTTAGATTCAAGAACAAGGTGCTGCGAGGAACTCACTATGAAGCTGTGATCTATGCTGCAGGCCCCATGGCTTTCCGTCCAGCTCAGTGCACTTCAGAATCTCATGTCTGATATAACTGTCCTGCCACTTTTCTCTTAGTTCGTGATCACTCTTCGTTTTGGTTTTGATTCTGTTTTGTTCCCTCTTCTGTTGGTTTTAGCAGTCATCCAGGAATGGTGGCAATTTGTTCTATTTCTTCAACGAATTGAATTTCCTTTGCATGAAGTGTTACATTTTAGCTATTACATTGTTGATGTTTAGTTATTTCTTTCTCTAGGCTGCATTTGCAAACATTTTAAGAACCCAGATCACCGCACGATTCAGATGAATACGATCAAtcttcattttagtccttatgCTTGATTTGTTCCCTCTTCTGTTGATTATAGCTGTCATCCAGTAATGGTGGCAATATTTGTTCTATTTCTTCAATAAATTGAATTCCCTTGCATAAAGTGTTACATGTTAACTTTCACAGAGTCTAGGGCCTTTGCTATACTTGCAGACATTACAAGGACACGTATAACTGATCACTGCACGGTACAGATGAATATGAGCTGCAACAGAGATTGGAATAAAGATAGTGCAGGCACACACTACATCACATTTAGAGATCTTAACATGAAGCAAGATCGTCAGAATTTTACAAATTCAAGCACAAGGGCATTGTTGTGGTATATCACAACACAATAAATAAGCTACAAAGTGAAACCTTACGTGCCACTAATAATAGTTGTTCCTAGAAGT is part of the Populus alba chromosome 10, ASM523922v2, whole genome shotgun sequence genome and encodes:
- the LOC118043202 gene encoding non-classical arabinogalactan protein 30, whose amino-acid sequence is MASNQLTIVICSLLLLPLVFPSTAAYNETAPTKPIEKKVDVVVEGMVYCQSCKYSGSWSLTGAKPIPSAKVSVICKNSNKQVTFYKAFETDAYGYFYANLDGFKMSNNVLDHPLHGCHAKLVSSPLTNCSLLSNVNYGLYGAPLRFKNKVLRGTHYEAVIYAAGPMAFRPAQCTSESHV